From a single Erpetoichthys calabaricus chromosome 1, fErpCal1.3, whole genome shotgun sequence genomic region:
- the LOC114665391 gene encoding gastrula zinc finger protein XlCGF57.1-like, with protein sequence MDVKQEMYQTDMLDMELKTVNIKEEEVFKWEHVHHQQQSLCVKHENWEQETVGIKEESEEKPVVSDMEKYEIINRVKKEDLQAESVCQSVGQDEGVSGLVFFHSINCPVQECSVSVMSDFYLDSKTNEELSRATSKGHPSRSTQPGEGIEESFPSSPLVQTSFHCKAQQTAFDGNLKIWTSGSQVLTPDFLKFSSQPDRKQTRTATIITQQNGGLGPLYVYQEQRKSLKHKSNKGNWSIQTSQKPYLCSECGKSFSFRSHLQTHCRIHTGEKPFGCSECGKRFSDQSNFQAHMRIHTGEKPYVCSECGKSFSNTSTLQTHMRIHTGEKPYVCSECGKSFSQISQLHTHRRIHTGEKPYSCSECGSRFYDRGSLYRHSRIHTGEKPYDCSECGKRFSQMNQLNTHTRIHTGEKPYCCSECGRCFSDRGSFLKHSRVHTGEKPHGCTECGKRFSNRSCLTRHISIHTGEKPYWCSECGKRFSSNGSFRYHQRIHTREKEKA encoded by the exons ATGGATGTGAAACAGGAGATGTACCAGACGGACATGTTGGACATGGAGTTAAAGACTGTAAATATTAAGGAGGAAGAAGTCTTCAAATGGGAGCATGTTCACCATCAACAGCAGAGTTTGTGCGTTAAACATGAGAACTGGGAACAGGAGACCGTGGGCATAAAGGAAGAGTCCGAGGAGAAGCCTGTCGTCAGtgatatggaaaaatatgaaattataaaCAGAGTCAAGAAAGAAGACCTTCAGGCAgagtctgtctgtcagtctgtggGCCAAGATGAAGGTGTTAGTGGATTAGTTTTCTTTCACAGTATAAATTGCCCTGTTCAGGAGTGTTCTGTCAGTGTGATGTCTGATTTTTATTTAGACTCAAAGACCAATGAAGAATTATCAAGAGCAACATCTAAAGGTCATCCATCCCGTTCAACTCAGCCTGGAGAAG GTATAGAGGAGAGCTTTCCCTCGTCACCTTTGGTTCAGACTTCATTTCATTGCAAAGCACAACAGACAGCGTTTGATGGAAACCTGAAGATCTGGACATCTGGATCACAGGTTTTGACACCAGACTTTTTGAAGTTCAGTTCTCAACCTGACAGGAAGCAAACAAGAACAGCCACCATTATTACCCAACAAAATGGGGGTCTAGGCCCTTTATATGTCTATCAAGAGCAAAGGAAAAGTTTGAAACACAAATCTAACAAAGGCAACTGGTCTATCCAAACAAGTCAAAAGCCATAcctttgttctgaatgtgggaagagCTTCTCTTTCAGGAGCCACCTGCAAACACACtgcagaattcacactggagagaagccatttggctgttctgaatgtggaaaacgattTTCAGACCAAAGCAATTTCCAGGCCCAcatgagaattcacactggagagaagccatacgtctgttctgaatgtggaaaaagcTTCTCCAACACGAGCACTCTTCAGACCCACatgagaattcatactggagagaaaccgtatgtatgttctgaatgtgggaagagTTTCTCACAGATCAGCCAGCTTCATACCCAtagaagaattcatactggagagaaaccgtATAGCTGTTCGGAATGTGGCAGCAGATTCTATGACAGGGGTAGTCTTTACAGACACTCTCGAATACACACTGGGGAGAAGCCGTATGACTGTAGTGAGTGTGGCAAAAGATTCTCACAAATGAACCAGCTTAACACTCACACCAGGATTCATAccggagagaaaccatattgctgttcggAATGTGGCAGATGTTTCTCTGATAGAGGAAGCTTTTTGAAACACTCCAGggttcacacaggagaaaagccacacggctgtactgaatgtggcaaacgattctctaaCAGGAGCTGTCTTACCCGCCACATAAGCATTCACACAGGTGAAAAGCCATATTGGTGTTCTGAGTGTGGGAAAAGATTCTCTAGTAATGGCAGTTTTCGGTatcaccaaagaattcacaccaGAGAGAAGGAGAAGGCCTAG